The Acidobacteriota bacterium genome segment GCTCATGACCTCGGACAGCCGGCTGATCGCGGCGCGGTAGGCGCGGCGCCGGTGGTAGCTCAGGGCGATCTCCGTCTCGTGCCCGGCCAGGCGCTCCTCGCACTCCTTGATCTTTGCCTGGGCCTCCTTGGCCTGGTCGCTGGCGGGATAGTCCGCGATGACCTTCTTGAATTCCGCCAGGGCCTGGATCGTCTTGGACGGGTCCCGGCCGGGCTTCAGCATCTTCCTGTAGAAGGTCATGGCGATCTGGTACTGGCTGTAGGCCGCCGACGGCGAATACGGGTAGCTGCGGATGAACTCCCTGTACTCGGCCGCGGCCAGGATCATGTTGCTCTCGTCGCCCTTCCGGAAGTAGGCGTCGGCGATCAGGAGCTTGGCCCGCTGGGCGTAGAAGCTCTTGGGGAAGGAGTCGATGACCTGGCGGAGGTAGAGCAGGGCTTTCTCCGTGTCCTTCTTGACGTATTGTTCGCCCAGCCGGTACAGGGCCTCGTCGGAGGAGGCCAGGTCGGGGGCCAGCGCGATCTGCTTCTTGTGGCAGCCCGTCGCCAGGATCGAGAGGGCCAGGATGGCGAGCAGCGCCGCGAGCGTGGTCTTGGGAGAGCGTTTTGTCATGAGGCTTTCCTAGCGATGTCTTTCAAAGTCCGGATGGCCGCGGCCGGGTCCGGCGCGTCGTAGACGGCCGAGCCGGCGACGACGATCCCGCACCCGTCCCGGATGATGTCCCCGGCGTTGTCGAGCTTGATCCCGCCGTCGACCTCGATGGGAACGGCCAGGCCCAGCTCCCGGACGCGGTCACGGAGCCGGCGGATCTTGTCCCGGCAGGAGGGGATGAAGGATTGGCCGCCCCAGCCGGGATCGACCGACATGATCAGGACGTAGTCGGCCTCGGCCAGGACCTCC includes the following:
- the bamD gene encoding outer membrane protein assembly factor BamD — encoded protein: MTKRSPKTTLAALLAILALSILATGCHKKQIALAPDLASSDEALYRLGEQYVKKDTEKALLYLRQVIDSFPKSFYAQRAKLLIADAYFRKGDESNMILAAAEYREFIRSYPYSPSAAYSQYQIAMTFYRKMLKPGRDPSKTIQALAEFKKVIADYPASDQAKEAQAKIKECEERLAGHETEIALSYHRRRAYRAAISRLSEVMSKYPDYTGLAKVYFYLGDCYFMIRQFDQAFPYFTKVVTDYPGDKLAKTATKRLADIPRLKAETPKPKVKTG